Below is a window of Camelus ferus isolate YT-003-E chromosome 4, BCGSAC_Cfer_1.0, whole genome shotgun sequence DNA.
ccaccacccgccccagccgccgccgccgccgcccccgccgcacATGGTGCATTATTTCCACCAGCAGCCGCCTCCGGctccgcagccgccgccgccgccgcaccTCGCATCGCAGCCCCCGCAGCAGCCACCGCAGCAGTCGCAGCCTCAGCAGCCGTCTCACCCCGGCAAGATGCAGGAGGCGGCGGCcgtggcggcggcagcggcggcggcggcggcggcagctgtGGGCAGCGTGGGGCGCCTTTCGCAGTTCCCGCCCTACGGGCTAGgctcggccgccgccgccgctgccgctgccgccgcgtCCACGTCGGGCTTCAAGCACCCGTTCGCCATCGAAAACATCATCGGCCGGGACTACAAGGGCGTGCTGCAGGCCGGCGGGCTGCCCTTGGCGTCCGTCATGCACCATCTGGGTTACCCCGTGCCAGGCCAGCTCGGCAACGTCGTCAGCTCCGTGTGGCCGCACGTCGGCGTCATGGATTCggtggccgccgccgccgccgccgccgccgcgggggTCCCTGTGGGCCCGGAGTACGGGGCCTTCGGCGTGCCTGTCAAGGCCCTGTGCCACTCGGCAAGCCAGAGCCTGCCGGCCGTGCCCGTGCCCATCAAGCCGACTCCAGCACTGCCGCCGGTGGCCGCGCTGCCGCCGACGCTCACTGTCCCCGCGGCCTCACAGCAGCCGCCGGCGCCGTCTACTGTGTGCCCGGCGGCCGCGGCCTCGCCTGCCACCTCCCTGCTGGAGCCCACCGCTCCGAGTGCAGCCGAGAACAAGGGCGGCTCCCTGCACTCGGTTCTGGTGCACTCCTAGGGTACCCAGCGGGTTGGGGGAGATGAACGCTTGGAGAGACGCCTGGCCCGGGATGTCCGGAGAGGGCAAGGGCACCCAGACCAGGTCGGGCAGAGGTGGCGAGCCCCGGCCTTTGCGGGAAAGGAAGGTATTTAAACAGACAAACCCGAAAGTGGATTCTCCAGTGGTCTGAATAAATATAACACTTCTAATGTCTGTGTTTATACTATGTTGTACAATCAGATTAATGAAAGCCAGTTTTCAGGTAAGAGTTTCTATTGtaactaatattataaatcagtaaGTTATGGGGGGGGAGGGAATGAAAGAGTTTGGGGAAGTCTCATTCGCCGGCAAATTGGAAATGGATTTCGATTCTGATTCCCGGGAGCAGAAGCTGGCAGAGAGAGCTAAACCTCCCTGGGAGAAATCCAACAGAGTGACGCTGAAGCAGACCTCAGCCATCAAGTTTCTCTCCGCTAGTCTCATCCCCAGAGAGCCACCTCTCGTGAACATCCTAGACAAAACTGCTGTTCCCTAAGGAAATCTCGTTTTAGGAAAAGAGGGAGTATTTGATACCATCATTCTTCCTGGTCAGTGAAATGGGCAAGGACACGGTCATCATGAGTAAGGCCGCTCTCGGGGGCAGTGGGAACCTCAGGAGGGAACTTGGAAACAGTTAAGTTTCTTGGCTCTGATCGGGGGTCgtgaaggaaaggagaaacagcTAAAGCAATTAGTTTGCACAAAAGAGAATGGCAGCAGCTTAAAGAGCAAAACCCCAGATTCCAAAAGTAAGTTCAGAAAACATAACCAAAGAGAGACATTAAAGGCAACTTTCTATCTGCAATTCGTTTGTGAATCAATGCGATGAGACCGTGTAGGAATCTCAAAATAATGTGAATTCCCCTGATCCATTccattagggattttttttttaaattccttgcaTCACGGGATTTTGTTCCCCTAATTCATGAACCCAAGGAAAACCTACCATGTCACCCCCACAATATTGCTCTTAACGTTTCCAGGCGCGTTTCGTGGCCATTGCCTTCCAGCCTCCTCCGGACAGATGCGTGAGGATGACCGGTCGCCTTTGCACGCTGCCGTCGATGTGGTGTTCTGTATGCTGTCTGGGCGCGTTCGCCCCTTTGGGCGAATTCTTCAGTTTCAGTTCgtgaatggaaaagaaacttgCCATGCCGCTGTTGCTCCTTCTCCCTTTTTGAGCCCCAGGAATAGCACTTTACTCACAACAAACTTTTGGGAACGAAGCGGGGAGGATAGGGAGGAGGCAACTGCCCTTTGCCCCTGAGTCACCTCTGGCTTGTGTCCGCGCCGCGTTCGAGTTGTGACTTTGTGCCAAGTTCATGTCTACCTGTGTTGTACGCGGTGTTCTCCATTAAAGCTTCTCTCTGGCTGTGCCGGTGTGAAGGTGTGTTGCTTCTCAAGAGACGAGGCCGCGGCTTGAATTCCCACTGGGCGGGCTGGGGACTTTGCAAGTCCACCTCcccacctttctttctttaacttctgAGCATCAGAGAGGGTGAGTCCACAGGCGAGGCGGCAGCAGGACAAGCTTCCTCCATTATTCCTTTTATCAGTTGGCGCAGTTATCTATTCTACCCATTCTTCCGCTGCTTTCCTAACGGAGCTCTAGTCCACCTCAGTGCGAGAGGCTGGGTTAGCAAAAACCCTTCACAGTGAATTTTTTCTATTCCTGCATGAGGTTTATAATAATACAGAATCAGCATCACCAAGCACTTTTTCCCTTTTCGGAAGGCCTCGAGGGCGGGCCACGGCCAGGGATCCGGTGCCATTGGGTGGATGCCCAGCGGCGCCCCAATAAGTCTGAGGGTCGAtgtggggcggggaggagggtgctGGGCCGCTGCCACTGCGGCCCACAGTCCCAAGGAGCGCGCACTCCGTCGCCGCAGCCAGGGGACCTGTTGGATGTCCTCTGCAGTCTGGGGCCTGGAGCCGGAGAGCGCTGGGCAGGTGAGAGTCGGAGGCCCAGCAGTCCGCGCTCCCTGGGAGTGGGGTAGGGGGACCTGCAGGCTGTAGCCACTGCGGAGCTGCGCGGAGAGGTGGCGGGGGACCTCGAACAGCGCTCCATCTTGAACCAGCCTCCCTGTGCCCAGCCAGGCCCAGTGGaagcctcctcccttccttcacctctcatcagaagaaaataaagggcCAACGAATGAAATGACCTGCGCACAGTAATGACACAGAGGGGATTTCGgttacttcttaaaaataagaatttcctcGCATCCCTTATTTACAAGTCCCATTGCAGCAGGCAGCCAAGTTTTGGCGTCGCCTGGGAGACAAGTCTCAGTTTAGGTCACTGCCTCCTTGGAGACCCAGGCAACTCTAATGTATCCCATCTTTCAGCTTAGGACTCTGCCAGCTTTCC
It encodes the following:
- the FOXB2 gene encoding forkhead box protein B2, whose translation is MPRPGKSSYSDQKPPYSYISLTAMAIQHSAEKMLPLSDIYKFIMERFPYYREHTQRWQNSLRHNLSFNDCFIKIPRRPDQPGKGSFWALHPDCGDMFENGSFLRRRKRFKVLRADHTHLHAGSTKGTPGAGPGGHLHPHHPHHPHHHHHHHAAAHHHHHHHPPQPPPPPPPPHMVHYFHQQPPPAPQPPPPPHLASQPPQQPPQQSQPQQPSHPGKMQEAAAVAAAAAAAAAAAVGSVGRLSQFPPYGLGSAAAAAAAAAASTSGFKHPFAIENIIGRDYKGVLQAGGLPLASVMHHLGYPVPGQLGNVVSSVWPHVGVMDSVAAAAAAAAAGVPVGPEYGAFGVPVKALCHSASQSLPAVPVPIKPTPALPPVAALPPTLTVPAASQQPPAPSTVCPAAAASPATSLLEPTAPSAAENKGGSLHSVLVHS